A region from the Lytechinus variegatus isolate NC3 chromosome 6, Lvar_3.0, whole genome shotgun sequence genome encodes:
- the LOC121416595 gene encoding uncharacterized protein LOC121416595 produces the protein MTRIRKEILFGWCLVLAIKIHQVSSTTCAIDTTLPETAAGNSYECPDTLDDGTENEFNQCCYNDRPDESGNFHSCCQDEAEKSAQKMQEFYNICIIIGAVTGCCMAAVFMCTYCEEDTFPCLKKLKRTCRKYYNLFMDGICFCSCLPKKLRRKEHKDGPMETNTRNKRIFDKPPSADDQELVVDPFWA, from the exons atgacCAGAATTCGGAAAGAGATTTTATTTGGATGGTGTCTCGTTCTGGCTATTAAAATACACCAAG TGTCCTCGACAACATGTGCCATCGACACCACGCTCCCCGAGACTGCGGCGGGCAACAGCTACGAGTGTCCGGATACACTGGATGACGGCACCGAGAACGAATTCAATCAATGCTGTTACAACGATAGGCCCGATGAGTCGGGGAACTTTCATTCCTGTTGTCAGGATGAGGCCGAGAAATCTGCACAAAA AATGCAAGAGTTCTATAACATCTGCATCATCATCGGCGCTGTGACCGGGTGTTGCATGGCCGCGGTGTTCATGTGTACGTACTGCGAAGAAGACACTTTCCCCTGCCTCAAGAAACTCAAAAGAACCTGCAGGAAATATTACAATCTCTTCATGGATGGCATCTGCTTCTGCTCTTGTTTGCCAAA GAAATTACGGCGCAAAGAACACAAGGATGGACCCATGGAGACGAACACGCGAAACAAACGAATATTCGACAAACCGCCCTCTGCCGACGATCAAGAACTAGTCGTGGACCCTTTCTGGGCTTAG
- the LOC121416594 gene encoding uncharacterized protein LOC121416594, which translates to MVTPCPINPEKPASFPGNSYYCPATNEDGSPNTFTECCQNDRADDDGNLHSCCQPADEQNAEMLGMMEQVGLYLGIATAVLIVLVFLYTYCRDDTFSCLKRLRAHIYKFWDGCMDGLCNCRCFGRRIRRKFKKKSQPETPYVKESNHEHDGPAAEHVGVQENFFW; encoded by the exons atggtaacaccGTGTCCGATCAACCCAGAGAAGCCCGCATCATTTCCAGGGAATAGTTACTATTGCCCCGCCACGAACGAGGACGGCTCGCCGAACACGTTCACGGAGTGTTGCCAGAACGACCGGGCGGACGACGATGGGAACCTCCACAGCTGCTGCCAGCCAGCCGACGAACAGAACGCAGAGAT GCTTGGGATGATGGAACAAGTAGGGCTATACCTCGGCATAGCAACGGCAGTATTGATCGTATTGGTATTTCTCTATACGTATTGCCGAGATGACACGTTCTCTTGTCTTAAACGCTTGAGGGCGCACATCTACAAGTTTTGGGACGGCTGCATGGACGGCCTCTGTAACTGTCGCTGTTTTGGAAG ACGGATTCGTCGGAAATTTAAGAAGAAATCCCAGCCGGAGACTCCGTACGTTAAGGAATCCAATCACGAACATGACGGACCAGCAGCAGAACACGTCGGCGTTCAGGAGAACTTCTTCTGGTAG